A segment of the Manihot esculenta cultivar AM560-2 chromosome 13, M.esculenta_v8, whole genome shotgun sequence genome:
TTTGAATGGACAAGATACGGATGCCAATGAGAAAATCAGAAATCAGAAAAATAATCTTAGTGCTGAAGGAAACtcgtttttattaatattagcaATTGCCGTGGGCGTAGCTGCTATAATTACAATCACATCAATAGGTCTCAAACGGCCAAGTGTTGGATCATTCTTTGGTGTTCAATTTCTGGCTGAAGGTTCAACATCTTCAGCCTTGGCTTCATCCCCTGTTGGTTTCACTTTTAAAGCCTTCGGATACAGAATCATACTTCCTGAATATGCACCAGGGTATGTTGGTGTTGTGTGACTATTTAGATTGAGTTCAGTTGTTTATGTATTCAAAAGGAAAGAGATAGATGGCCTTGTTTCTCTGTGTATTACAATTTCTGTTATATGGCACTATTATCAAGCTTCTCCTCAAATTTCTGCATTGTAGGTGGATATATTTTTGGTTACTCATGGCTGCTGGTTGTGGACTGTTCATCAGTGAGGAGGCTTTAAATGTTTGGGTCTGTCCTTTCTACCGGTATTTCTGTTTTGCTAACTCAAGCTTTTACTTCAGCTCTTCAGATTTTGCTAGGTTTTTTGAGTTCTGTAAAAATAGTCTTTGATTCTTACTTAAGCTTTTTTGCTGCTTTCCTTGAATACTTAGGTTGGCATAACCTTATCACGGTTGCTCTCAGTGGATGGAACATGGCAATCTTTTGTTGAGTCGTTCTCCAGAAATGCTCCATATATAATGTCCACAGTTTTCTGGGTGTACTGGTTAGTGTCAACTCTAGTTTTTCTTTAGTACATCACATGCTATTGCTGTAGGATCAATTCTGCATGTTTCAGCCATGGCAAGTGGATTTTTCCATGGCAATAGTTCTACACCCTAATGAAGCTTTGGAAGGCCTTGTTGCACCTTGAAGTTCACTCAAGGTTCAATTGGCATATCTTAAGGCCTGAGCCTTTGCTAACACAAGGATAAATCCCACAGTGATTATTAGTCATCAATTTACACATGGAGACTCGTAATAATTTTAGTAGCTGTATTCAAACAAGATTTTATGATTGTTGCTAAGAgggtttaaaaatttttttttcatgcaGCTGCTCTGAATTTTGAACACTTATGGTAATAATTTCCTTGTGAGTTATGAATTTTATGTTGTAACATGACTCATCAGGGGAGTCTGTATCAGTGATATGATACCGTTCTACCTGGGAAAGTTTTTCACGGAAAGTGGGGCAACTGATGATGTTTGTTCAAAGGTTTGCTCTGTTCAATCACATCTATGTTTTTCTTGCTTAATGAACACACCTTATCTAATTAACATTAaacttaaaaaattcattttgcaACTAGTCTTCTGTTGTCTCAAGATATGATTCATGTTAAAATTGCTGATGGCTATAGCTAGGCATTGGTGAAGAGAAGGTATCGAGCATCACACGTACTGTGCAACGATATGGAAATCTGGCAGGCATTGGTGAGTTATAAGAGCCCAGTCAAATTTTGCACATATATGTATCCCGAATAATATTATGATCAAATGCTGAATTGTGAAATTTATGTTTCTACTCAATGATTATCAATGTCAACATGTGAATTCTGGTATTTCGCAATGATGTATCTTTTGAGGACATTATAGTTGGCAGTTAGATAATCATGTGATACGTAAATTTATCATGCGCATTTGGCTGTTATGCTGCTGTTGCTATATGCAAGGACAATTACTAGATGTAGCTATTAATTCAATCCTCTAGAAGCTACTTTGATAGGATAATTTTTAGAAATCCATTTGGTTGCTTTTGTAGTCCATTGAAAATTTGGCCATGCAGGGGAAATTGGTTGGAGGGTGAGCCTTGGTGCAATGATGAGGTTGATTCTTTCTGTTCAGAAGGTTATAGGTTCAAGTTGTGGAAATAGCCTCTGCAAATAATAGGGGGAAGACTCTGTATGGCGTTGTAAAGCAGAGTCTCAGGCACTAGGGATAGACTCCCCCTCccccatttttctttctttttaatggAAGTTGCTTGAATTTTTATAGTATATGATAGATAACATGATTTCTTACGGGGAAAGCCAAAATAATGCTGTAAGGTTCGCTAACTTCATGTTTTTTGACAACATTAAATTGTTGAAATGCTTTCAATTATCTTGGGTTCTACCACATGTATTTCTTCTATGGTGGCGGCTATTGCACAACACCGTATCTGTTGTCTCAAGGGTTTTTACTGTATTTGCTCCACCCTAAGGTGCATGTCCTTGCATCATGTGCTTCGTCCTAGTAGTCTCAAGACGATATTTTGTACATATTTCTTGTTTCTTTATTTCAATACAGTTCATGTTCTTAAAATTTAGagcatcttcttttttttcttttcttttcttttcttttgtgttcCCCTTTTGTACTTAGATTATCCTGGTATCTATCCAATAGTGAAACATCAAATTGGAAACAGATTTGATTGTTTTATCAATATTATTGTGTATGCTTTATTGTACTATCTATACTTCTTATTTGTTTTTTCTTATCCTTTATACTATCATGATCTACAGTGGAGCGGTTTTCACTTGGAGTAAGAAATCCTACAGCTTTCCTAGCAGGGACCCTGGTTAGCGGTCTTCATTTATATACTGTCTGCACTTGGGAAATTGGAATTCATTTTCTTACTACTATTAACTCAATTTTGATACTTGACTGGTTGCTGGGTTTCAACTCATTTTGTACATTTTCTTGATTTTTCCTGTGTTATTAATTGttgtatatattattttctctgTTCTTTTAATAGGTCTGAGCTTGCAACTTTGATGTTTGCATCATTAGGATACTGCTTACTGATTTATGAACACGACAGCAAATTTAGAGCCACTTGGTTTTGGCTAACATTATGTTTTTGAAATTTCAAAGCATGTGAAGTATCAGCTTCAATGCAACATGACAAGGATATGTGTCTTGCATTAAGCACACCAATTTATTTCATTTCTTTCCTAGCAAGTTGCATGTCAAATGAAGGGAAAGGGGAAGCAATAAATTCATAACCCTAGAAGCTACTCTAGATGTTATAGTGAGTGAATTACCACTGTTGGAGGTGCACATTCATATTCTGTTCATGTTTCTCAAGAACATGCTATGCTGCTACCATTTCCTTAGGTCATATAAGATATATATTATCTTACCTAATGTTGTATTCGATAGTGAATtgagtttttatatataaataaacagTCCAAAAGGAACTGAATCATTGAAAGATATGCTAAACAAaatgtgtaatagaatattgtCTGATGATCATGATGATTCACCTGCAACATAATTATCCCATGTGGAATGGACATTCTTGCTATGAACTAAGgttattttatttacttgtcAGATATGTTAATGGTCTTACGATTTGTTATTTAAATGCAGGGTATATCTCCAGAGTTTTTCTTCGCTGGAGTTTGCTGTGGTGGCTTGATAACCCTTCCTCTACAGGTGTGTCTATCTCCGTAGGAAAACATGTTCTGCTTCTATAGTGTTACATGCAGACCTGGCCAACGGGCTGAGCTGGACTAGAACCGGCGGTTCCAATTCAACATTCAGAGTAATTGGAACCACAAGGCCCCCTGGTTTTGGTTTGATTCCATTTTGATCAAATTCAgtggttgaattttttttttttcaaaacttatattgttttttagtttaaaaaatctAGTCTATGTTCGGTTCTAGCTCATATCCAGTTTTGACCGGTTCAGGCTGGTTCCTATTCTGAACAGTCCCTTGGTTGGGTCTAAATTTACATGTATGAAATCATGTGTGTTCCCTTTATATTGCTTGGTCTTTAATTGCCTGGTTTCGATCTAAATAACCTTCAAAGTTCAAATAATAAGATTACCCTGTcagcattttcataaaatatgtaTCATATATATAATGTTTATCTTAAAAATTTATAGCTTGCAAGATTGGCACATATAGCTAGTCTCTGAACTCTCTGTTTATTGTTGATCAATCATGAACAAACTCTAGTTCCAATTTGGTAATGTCCAAATAGGTGGACAAGCACTATGGCATTTATTGATAGAAAAACCTAAATGTAATAAGAAGAAAGAGGATTCctaaaatactaattaat
Coding sequences within it:
- the LOC110630414 gene encoding uncharacterized protein LOC110630414 isoform X3, translated to MAPLSILTRCSSLKKVPKPSLPNSFHRRPLKHLSSLNVPCRLLPLHTTNNLLSRLFRPSLLRIRSAQGEDAENFEVTAESLNGQDTDANEKIRNQKNNLSAEGNSFLLILAIAVGVAAIITITSIGLKRPSVGSFFGVQFLAEGSTSSALASSPVGFTFKAFGYRIILPEYAPGWIYFWLLMAAGCGLFISEEALNVWVGITLSRLLSVDGTWQSFVESFSRNAPYIMSTVFWVYWGVCISDMIPFYLGKFFTESGATDDVCSKALVKRRYRASHVLCNDMEIWQALGISPEFFFAGVCCGGLITLPLQLGIGFLLRERPVVALATVATVVGIWTIFPYALAVLTALFLYIGRRNST
- the LOC110630414 gene encoding uncharacterized protein LOC110630414 isoform X2, whose product is MAPLSILTRCSSLKKVPKPSLPNSFHRRPLKHLSSLNVPCRLLPLHTTNNLLSRLFRPSLLRIRSAQGEDAENFEVTAESLNGQDTDANEKIRNQKNNLSAEGNSFLLILAIAVGVAAIITITSIGLKRPSVGSFFGVQFLAEGSTSSALASSPVGFTFKAFGYRIILPEYAPGWIYFWLLMAAGCGLFISEEALNVWVGITLSRLLSVDGTWQSFVESFSRNAPYIMSTVFWVYWGVCISDMIPFYLGKFFTESGATDDVCSKLGIGEEKVSSITRTVQRYGNLAGIGYISRVFLRWSLLWWLDNPSSTARDWISTEGTPCGCPCHRRHSSGDLDHISICSGCFDSTVPLYWTPQLYLAFCWSTQCSEVW
- the LOC110630414 gene encoding uncharacterized protein LOC110630414 isoform X4, with product MAPLSILTRCSSLKKVPKPSLPNSFHRRPLKHLSSLNVPCRLLPLHTTNNLLSRLFRPSLLRIRSAQGEDAENFEVTAESLNGQDTDANEKIRNQKNNLSAEGNSFLLILAIAVGVAAIITITSIGLKRPSVGSFFGVQFLAEGSTSSALASSPVGFTFKAFGYRIILPEYAPGWIYFWLLMAAGCGLFISEEALNVWVGITLSRLLSVDGTWQSFVESFSRNAPYIMSTVFWVYWGVCISDMIPFYLGKFFTESGATDDVCSKLGIGEEKVSSITRTVQRYGNLAGIGEIGWRVSLGAMMRLILSVQKVIGSSCGNSLCK
- the LOC110630414 gene encoding uncharacterized protein LOC110630414 isoform X1, whose amino-acid sequence is MAPLSILTRCSSLKKVPKPSLPNSFHRRPLKHLSSLNVPCRLLPLHTTNNLLSRLFRPSLLRIRSAQGEDAENFEVTAESLNGQDTDANEKIRNQKNNLSAEGNSFLLILAIAVGVAAIITITSIGLKRPSVGSFFGVQFLAEGSTSSALASSPVGFTFKAFGYRIILPEYAPGWIYFWLLMAAGCGLFISEEALNVWVGITLSRLLSVDGTWQSFVESFSRNAPYIMSTVFWVYWGVCISDMIPFYLGKFFTESGATDDVCSKLGIGEEKVSSITRTVQRYGNLAGIVERFSLGVRNPTAFLAGTLGISPEFFFAGVCCGGLITLPLQLGIGFLLRERPVVALATVATVVGIWTIFPYALAVLTALFLYIGRRNST